A region from the Variovorax sp. RKNM96 genome encodes:
- a CDS encoding amidase, protein MSELLELGLAEAARLVRERKVSPVELVEASLARIRAHDGVLRSFITVFEEQAMQVARAAELLSGAGHELGPLQGIPIALKDNVAVRGSRTTAGSKILADWLPEADATVTTRLRQAGAIFIGKTNMHEFAWGGTSANPHYGAVRNPWDPARFPAGSSGGSAVAVAARFCFGAIGTDTGGSIRLPSAINGIVGLRPTYGRVSNHGVIPLAWSMDTVGPMTRTVEDCALMFGAIAGFDPKDAGSAQRACDDYLKDLGGGCRGLRIGIVPGYFFEHLQAPVHDAVKEALATFVDLGAELVDIDIGNIHGNISAQLTIESAEPSTYHQRNLRERPQDYGDDVRTLLEAGELLLATQYLQAQRYRALLRAEFLEAFRKVDVFVCPSLPFVATRIGETRVEIEPGQDEDMLSAIMQFTGVASLTGLPSLNVPCGFDPDGLPIGMQIIGRPFAEAALLRAGQAFQEATAFHKRAPVLG, encoded by the coding sequence ATGAGCGAGCTGCTCGAACTCGGCCTCGCCGAAGCCGCGCGCCTGGTGCGCGAGCGCAAGGTCTCGCCCGTGGAGCTGGTGGAGGCATCGCTCGCACGCATCCGCGCGCACGACGGCGTGCTCCGATCCTTCATCACGGTGTTCGAGGAGCAGGCGATGCAGGTCGCGCGCGCCGCCGAACTGCTCTCGGGCGCGGGCCACGAGCTCGGTCCGCTGCAGGGCATTCCGATCGCGCTGAAGGACAACGTCGCGGTGCGCGGCAGCCGCACCACGGCGGGCAGCAAGATCTTGGCCGACTGGCTGCCCGAGGCCGACGCCACAGTCACCACGCGGCTGCGCCAGGCCGGCGCGATCTTCATCGGCAAGACCAACATGCACGAGTTCGCCTGGGGCGGCACCTCGGCCAATCCGCACTACGGCGCGGTGCGCAACCCCTGGGACCCGGCGCGCTTTCCGGCCGGCTCCAGCGGCGGCTCGGCGGTGGCGGTGGCCGCGCGTTTCTGCTTCGGCGCGATCGGCACCGACACGGGCGGCTCGATCCGCCTGCCTTCGGCCATCAACGGCATCGTGGGCCTGCGCCCGACCTACGGGCGGGTCAGCAACCACGGCGTGATTCCGCTCGCATGGAGCATGGACACGGTGGGCCCGATGACGCGCACCGTCGAAGACTGCGCGCTGATGTTCGGCGCCATCGCGGGCTTCGATCCGAAGGACGCGGGCAGCGCGCAACGCGCCTGCGACGACTACCTGAAGGACCTGGGCGGCGGCTGCCGCGGCCTGCGCATCGGCATCGTGCCCGGCTACTTCTTCGAGCACCTGCAGGCGCCGGTACACGACGCGGTGAAGGAGGCCTTGGCCACCTTTGTCGACCTGGGCGCCGAGCTGGTCGACATCGACATCGGCAACATCCACGGCAACATCTCCGCGCAGCTCACCATCGAATCGGCCGAGCCCAGCACCTACCACCAGCGCAACCTGCGCGAGCGCCCCCAGGACTACGGCGACGACGTGCGCACCCTGCTGGAGGCCGGCGAATTGCTGCTGGCCACCCAGTACCTGCAGGCCCAGCGCTACCGTGCGCTGCTGCGCGCCGAGTTCCTCGAGGCCTTCAGGAAGGTGGACGTGTTCGTCTGCCCGTCGCTGCCCTTCGTCGCCACCCGCATCGGCGAGACGCGCGTGGAGATCGAACCCGGGCAGGACGAAGACATGCTCTCCGCAATCATGCAGTTCACCGGCGTCGCGAGCCTCACGGGGCTGCCTTCGCTGAACGTGCCCTGCGGTTTCGATCCGGACGGCCTGCCCATCGGCATGCAGATCATCGGCCGGCCCTTCGCCGAGGCCGCGTTGCTGCGCGCGGGCCAGGCCTTCCAGGAGGCCACGGCCTTCCACAAGCGCGCGCCCGTGCTCGGCTGA